The DNA segment CGTTACAAAATTCCGAAATATGTGGCATTTCTGACAGAGTACCCGATGACCGCTTCAGGAAAGATACAGAAATACAAGCTGCGTGAACATGCACATGAATTGTGGCCGGATGCATAAGGCGCTCTTTATGAAATAAGGAGTGGGAGGAACCGTGATTCCTCCTGCTCTCCTTCATTATGAAGTTTTTTGCCTGGTTGGAAGGAAGAAGACAGGACAGTTTTGAGAGTCTGCGCGGGGAGGGCCGGGGAAGGTTTCCTGACGCGTTGAGAAAATCCATGGAGGTTACTGTGGAACAATACAAGGACATTGCGCCCCGTTTGATCGGTTTGCGCGAAGGGATTGGTTGGACACCAGGGGAAATGGCTGACCTGCTGGGAGTCTCAGAGGAGACGGTTACCGGATATGAGTCAGGTGCTATGGAAATTCCTGTGGGATATATGTTGGATGTTTCCCGGTTGTGCCGGGTCGATTTGACGACATTGATTTCCGGGCGGGAACCACATTTGAAGTCCTACTCACTGGTGCGCAAAGAGGAAGGCTTTTCCGTGGATCGGCGAGCGGATTATGATTATAAGAGCCTGGGGTACAAATTTGCTGGGCGGCAGATGGAGCCATTTCTGATTTGTGTTCCTCCCAAAGGTGGAGACGACATGGTTGAGACTGCTCATCGCGGGCAGGAGTTCATTTACGTTCTCGAAGGGCGTCTTGAGATTCGCATGGCCGGGGAGCCGCTTATCGTCGAAGCCGGAGACTCCCTGTATTTTAACTCGGAAACTCCGCACGCTCTGCGTGGGTTGGATGGCAAGGAAGTCAAGTTTCTCGACGTAATTCTATAGGGCTGAACGCAGAGACGTTCCGCCCGGCCCAAGTTTTGAGAGGTTTTCTGTTTTTAAACCATGATAAACTCAAAGAATTACAGAGAGATACTACTATGATGTTGAATCACGACACCTATGCTGGCTACACTGACTTTTGTACCCGCTATGAGCTTGCCTGTCCGGCTGATTTTAATTTTTCCTATGATGTACTGGATGTAAAGGACCCACAGCAAGTCGCTCTCATTCATGTGGATGATGCAGGTATTCGGCGCGAATTCAATTTCGGTTTTTTTCAGGAGACTTCCTGTAGGCTGGCAAATTCACTGAGGTCACAGGGAATCGGAAAGGGCGATCGAGTCATGCTCATCGTCTATCGCCGGGTAGAATACTGGACGATCATGCTTGCGTTGCATCGCATCGGAGCCATCCCAATCCCGTCGCCTTCGTTGCTGACGAAAAAAGATATTGTCGAGCGGGTCAATTATGCCGATATCAAGGCTCTTTTTTGTGAAGATTCCATTTGTCCTCGCGTCAATGAAGCCCTGCCTGAATGCAAAAGCCTCAATGTGCTGGTTCAGATTGACGGCATGCTGAATGATGGATGGTTCGGCTATGAAACATTCATGGCAGAGGGAGCCGCCTCCTGTCCGCGAACTGTTGAGACTCCAGGGGGGGATGACCCCATGGTTATCTTCTTCTCGTCCGGGACAACCGGGATGCCCAAGATGGTCTTGCATAATTATAAATATCCCTTCAGTCACTACACAACCGGCGCTGTCTGGCATGACCTGAATGAGGGAGATATACACCTGACGGTTTCAGATACCGGGTGGGGCAAATCCGTCTGGGGGAAATTTTACGGACAATGGATGGCTGGTGCAGTCATTTTTGTATGGGATTTTCGTGGGAAGTTTGATGCATCTAAGCTGCTTGAGATAGTGGCTGAGAACAAGATTACGACCTTTTGCGCACCTCCGACAATTTATCGATTCCTGGTGCGTGAGGATTTGAAGGCATATGACCTGTCCGCCCTGCGCCATTGTACTACGGCGGGTGAGCTGCTCAATGATTCAGTCTTCCATGCCTGGAAGGCAGCCTTGGATATGCCCATCTACGAGGGATACGGCCAGACAGAGACCACGTTGCAGGTCGCGACCTTCAAGTTCATGGAACCTAAGCCTGGCTCAATCGGGAAACCTGTTCCGGGCTGGGATATAGCGCTCATGGATGAAGAAGGCAGTGAAGTGCCCCAAGGTGAAGAGGGAGAAATTTGTATTCGAATCGATAAGCCCGTGCTTGGCCTTTTTGAGAGTTACATGGATGAGCCGGAAAAAACGGCTTCTGTCAAATTCGATAACTGGTATCACACCGGCGACAAGGCCTGGGCTGACGAAGACGGATATCTTTGGTTCATGGGGCGGACCGATGATCTGATCAAGAGCTCCGGCTATCGCATCGGTCCCTTTGAGGTCGAGTCAGCTCTGGTTGCTCATGAAGCTGTTATCGAAGCAGCCGTGACAGGCATCCCTGATGATGTGCGGGGACACCTGGTCAAGGCGACTGTGGTTCTGGCCTCCGGCTTTGAGGGGAACGAGGTTTTGACAAAAGAATTACAGGCTTTTGTGCGTGATCTGACAGCTCCATACAAGTATCCAAGAATCATCGAATATGTGGCTGATTTGCCTAAGACCATCAGCGGCAAGATCAAGCGCAAGGAAATTCGGGAAGCTGATCTCAAAAAATATGTTTAGATATTAGCCTGACCCTGTTTTTAGAAGTGAAAGAAACGCCCTCGTCTCCTCTGGATTCGGGGGCACTTTTTTTGGACCCTGTCGGGAGTTTGCAGGGAGTGGAAATCAAGGCGACCCAGTGTTTTTTACACCGGGTCGCATGATCTTCGGTTGTCCCGCGCGGGTCAGGCGCGGGACAGTCGTGGAGAAGGAGTCGTCAGTATGGGTTACATCAGACTCTATTCGCTTATCGTTTCATGGCGATAACTTCGCCAAGCATGGAGTCTGTTGTGGTAATCATCTTGGTGTTGGCCTGGAAGCCGCGTTGAGTTGTAATCATTCTGACAAACTCGGTAGCCATATCAACATTGGACATTTCCAGAGCATTGCCGTCGATGGTTCCCTTACCTGCTGAACCAGCTTGTCCTGTCAGGGCCGGGCCGGAATCCTTGGTTTCCGAGAACAGGTTACCGCCCTCACGC comes from the Pseudodesulfovibrio piezophilus C1TLV30 genome and includes:
- a CDS encoding AMP-binding protein, translating into MMLNHDTYAGYTDFCTRYELACPADFNFSYDVLDVKDPQQVALIHVDDAGIRREFNFGFFQETSCRLANSLRSQGIGKGDRVMLIVYRRVEYWTIMLALHRIGAIPIPSPSLLTKKDIVERVNYADIKALFCEDSICPRVNEALPECKSLNVLVQIDGMLNDGWFGYETFMAEGAASCPRTVETPGGDDPMVIFFSSGTTGMPKMVLHNYKYPFSHYTTGAVWHDLNEGDIHLTVSDTGWGKSVWGKFYGQWMAGAVIFVWDFRGKFDASKLLEIVAENKITTFCAPPTIYRFLVREDLKAYDLSALRHCTTAGELLNDSVFHAWKAALDMPIYEGYGQTETTLQVATFKFMEPKPGSIGKPVPGWDIALMDEEGSEVPQGEEGEICIRIDKPVLGLFESYMDEPEKTASVKFDNWYHTGDKAWADEDGYLWFMGRTDDLIKSSGYRIGPFEVESALVAHEAVIEAAVTGIPDDVRGHLVKATVVLASGFEGNEVLTKELQAFVRDLTAPYKYPRIIEYVADLPKTISGKIKRKEIREADLKKYV
- a CDS encoding helix-turn-helix domain-containing protein — encoded protein: MEQYKDIAPRLIGLREGIGWTPGEMADLLGVSEETVTGYESGAMEIPVGYMLDVSRLCRVDLTTLISGREPHLKSYSLVRKEEGFSVDRRADYDYKSLGYKFAGRQMEPFLICVPPKGGDDMVETAHRGQEFIYVLEGRLEIRMAGEPLIVEAGDSLYFNSETPHALRGLDGKEVKFLDVIL